In a genomic window of Kwoniella newhampshirensis strain CBS 13917 chromosome 8, whole genome shotgun sequence:
- a CDS encoding ATP-dependent RNA helicase eIF4A, giving the protein MSDVKPEAEGGLQLDGDLIESNWNQVVDNFDNMDLKADLLRGVYAYGFERPSTIQQRAIMPIITGRDCIAQAQSGTGKTATFSVSILQRIDTSVKKTQALILAPTRELAQQIQKVVIALGDYLNVDCHACVGGTAVREDIAKLNEGPHVVVGTPGRVFDMINRGALKTEAVKMFCLDEADEMLSTGFKDAIYDIFQLLPAETQVVLLSATMPTEVLEVTKKFMRDPIRILVKRDELTLEGIRQFYIAVEKEDWKLDTLCDLYETVTITQAVIFCSTRRKVDWLTQKLHEREFTVSAMHGDMDQAQREVIMKEFRSGSSRVLIATDLLARGIDVQQVSLVINYDLPASKENYIHRIGRGGRFGRKGVAINFVTQDDVKMLREIETFYNTQVDEMPLNVADLI; this is encoded by the exons ATGTCCGA CGTTAAGCCCGAGGCCGAAGGTGGCCTTCAGCTGGATGGGGACCTCATCGAGTCCAACTGGAACCAAGTTGTtgacaa CTTCGACAACATGGACTTGAAGGCCGACCTCCTCCGAGGTGTCTACGCCTACGGTTTCGAGCGCCCCTCTACTATCCAGCAGCGAGCTATCATGCCCATCATCACTGGTCGTGACTGTATCGCTCAGGCTCAATCCGGTACCGGAAAGACCGCTACTTTCTCCGTCTCTATCCTCcagagg ATCGACACCTCCGTCAAGAAGACTCAGGCTCTTATCCTTGCCCCCACCCGAGAGCTTGCTCAGCAGATCCAAAAGGtcgtcatcgctctcgGTGACTACCTCAACGTTGACTGTCACGCCTGTGTCGGTGGTACCGCCGTCCGAGAGGACATTGCCAAGCTCAACGAGGGTCCCCACGTCGTCGTCGGTACCCCCGGTCGAGTCTTCGACATGATCAACCGAGGTGCCCTCAAGACCGAAGCCGTCAAGATGTTCTGTCTCGACGAGGCCGATGAGATGCTCTCCACCGGTTTCAAGGATGCCATTTATGacatcttccagctccttcCTGCCGAGACCCAGgtcgtccttctttccGCCACCATGCCCACCGAGGTCCTCGAGGTCACCAAGAAGTTTATGAGGGACCCCATCAGGATTCTCGTCAAGAGGGATGAGCTTACCCTTGAGGGTATCAGGCAGTTCT ACATCGccgtcgagaaggaggactgGAAGCTCGACACTCTCTGTGACTTGTACGAGACCGTCACCATCACCCAGGccgtcatcttctgctctACTCGACGAAAGGTCGACTGGCTCACCCAGAAGCTTCACGAGCGAGAGTTCACCGTCTCCGCCATGCACGGTGACATGGACCAGGCTCAGCGAGAGGTCATCATGAAGGAGTTCCGATCCGGTTCTTCTCGTGTCCTCATCGCCACCGACTTGTTGGCCCGAGGTATCGATGTCCAGCAAGTCTCTTTGGTCATCAAC TACGACCTCCCCGCCTCCAAGGAGAACTACATCCACCGAatcggtcgaggtggtcgatTTGGCCGAAAGGG TGTGGCCATCAACTTTGTTACGCAAGATGACGTGAAGATGCTTCGTGAGATCGAGACTTTCTA CAACACTcaggtggacgagatgCCCCTCAACGTCGCCGACCTCATCTAA